Below is a window of 'Nostoc azollae' 0708 DNA.
CCGATTTGGGCTACTGCTACAATTTTTGGTGTGGCGATCGCAATAATTAAGGTAGTAGCTAAATCATGGGGCTGATGGTGATACAAATCTGCCTGATCTTCTACTGCTTTTTTGGCTGCTAACATGGCATCAGTTAGCAAATCACGCAAAAAACCATCCTCAGCAAAGGTTTTATGGCTAATTTCACTGTGTGAGATATATTCTGTGGCTGTCTCTACAGCAATCATTGCTCCCATTTTTCCCAATGTTGCAGAACCTGCCCCATCTGCTGCTGCTATAACCAATACATTATTTGCTAATACTTGCCAATGGTGAGCATCCTGACATAACTGCTGGTTTTTAATGTGGCTCGTACCACACACAGATGCGGCTACTATCCGCCATTTAGTAATCTGTTTTGGTATGTTCATAAATTTGTTGTTCACAGCTAAGTAGCTGTAATTTTAATTACCCCAACAGCAC
It encodes the following:
- a CDS encoding PP2C family serine/threonine-protein phosphatase, giving the protein MNIPKQITKWRIVAASVCGTSHIKNQQLCQDAHHWQVLANNVLVIAAADGAGSATLGKMGAMIAVETATEYISHSEISHKTFAEDGFLRDLLTDAMLAAKKAVEDQADLYHHQPHDLATTLIIAIATPKIVAVAQIGDGLAVAKDSRGNLIALTIPSSGEYINETTFLTSPDALDTAQFRILRQEIVNLSVLTDGLQMLALNMLVGEPHKPFFFPLFDFVANAEDKTIAKEQLIKFLCSERITQRTDDDLTLVIAALRKP